A segment of the Acidobacteriota bacterium genome:
GGCCTGCCGCACAATCCAGCGGGGCCGGCGGGCGGCGGGGAGCCGCCGGGGGGTTTGGTGGGCACCGCCGGGCGGATCCAACCCGCCCCGGTCCGACGTTTTCCGCCCACGGGTCGGATGGGGCCGCCGGTGCGGACGATTCTCCCGCCGGTCGAAACCTCTTCGGCCTTGAACACGGAATCGGCTTATAAGACCAGTCAGTTATGCCTACGAAAGCCCTTCGAACTCTGGTGGTGGAAGACGAACCGGTTTCCCGGCGGGTGCTGCTGGAGGATCTTGCCGAGATGGATGACATCTCGGTCGTCGGCGAAGCCGAAAACGGCCAGCAGGCCCTCCAGCAGATCGAAAAGCTGCGGCCGGACCTGGTCCTGCTGGACATCCAGATGCCCTTGATGGACGGCTTCCAGATGCTGCGGCAACTCCAGGGGCCGCTGCCCTCCATCATCTTTGTGACCGCCTACAGCGAGCATGCCCTCAACGCCTTTGAGGTTGGCGCGGTCGATTACCTGCTGAAACCGGTCAGCCCGGATCGGCTGCAGACTGCCGTTGGACGCGCCCAGGCGGCCCTGGGCAATCGGCAGGAAGCCGTGGAA
Coding sequences within it:
- a CDS encoding LytTR family DNA-binding domain-containing protein — translated: MPTKALRTLVVEDEPVSRRVLLEDLAEMDDISVVGEAENGQQALQQIEKLRPDLVLLDIQMPLMDGFQMLRQLQGPLPSIIFVTAYSEHALNAFEVGAVDYLLKPVSPDRLQTAVGRAQAALGNRQEAVERVAQTLGAATTGEKRGMVKIVARKGEDYYLLDPDEVFAFQADREIVWVRTRDKSYMATQTLQAIDDRFSDTRFQRVHRSVLVNLDKVRRISPLSSQRWLLTLTNGLEYTVSKRQTPLLRNMLR